A region of Bacteroidales bacterium DNA encodes the following proteins:
- the thpR gene encoding RNA 2',3'-cyclic phosphodiesterase: MKRLFAAIKVDPDATFLKTYSELRQMLRAGQITWVDDRKIHITLKFFGDTPEDSIPGMIDLFAEIASRHPSFEVDLSGTGIFGSSYNPRVIWFGMSHLEAIGMLAEDVLNTFHNHGFPRDEQHFRPHLTIGRIKHFESKKYFQQVIDRFKTTYLQNIQVSRFELIESKLTPRGPIYTTLETFGLKEKKA; encoded by the coding sequence ATGAAACGACTTTTTGCAGCCATCAAGGTTGATCCTGACGCCACATTTTTGAAAACCTACAGCGAACTCAGGCAAATGCTCAGAGCCGGGCAGATTACCTGGGTTGATGATCGTAAAATCCATATCACGCTCAAATTTTTTGGCGACACCCCCGAAGACAGCATCCCAGGAATGATCGACCTGTTTGCTGAAATCGCATCTCGTCATCCTTCATTTGAAGTTGATCTTTCAGGTACCGGCATTTTTGGAAGTTCATACAACCCACGGGTCATCTGGTTTGGAATGAGCCATTTGGAAGCCATTGGGATGCTTGCAGAGGATGTATTGAACACTTTCCATAATCATGGCTTTCCGCGTGATGAACAGCATTTCAGACCACACCTTACTATTGGCAGGATCAAGCACTTCGAAAGCAAAAAGTACTTTCAGCAGGTGATCGACAGGTTTAAGACCACTTACCTTCAAAATATTCAGGTCAGCCGGTTTGAACTGATCGAAAGCAAACTCACACCACGCGGCCCGATTTATACCACACTTGAAACTTTTGGATTAAAGGAAAAGAAAGCTTGA
- a CDS encoding radical SAM protein, which produces MDNVNSSSGFLFSETVFGPIKSRRLGNSLGINLLPTNKKICTFDCIYCECGWSPDETGVLEQLPSRAQVAEALETKLIHLKVQNNIPDSITFAGNGEPTIHPEFPGIIYDTLKLRDKFFPDAEVTVLSNSSMIHKTEIFNALSKVDNNILKLDAGLESTFQLINRPRSKELTLDRIVQNLRKFGHKAIIQTLFLTGEVDGQTVDNTTTAEVHAWLGHIRFIKPRYVMLYPIDRQTPAPGLRVVPKEELMKIADKLSQIRVKSSVY; this is translated from the coding sequence ATGGATAACGTGAATTCATCATCTGGGTTTCTGTTCAGCGAGACAGTTTTTGGCCCCATAAAAAGCAGGAGACTAGGCAATTCATTGGGAATTAATTTATTACCTACAAACAAGAAAATCTGCACTTTCGATTGCATTTACTGTGAATGTGGCTGGTCTCCTGACGAAACAGGGGTTTTGGAACAATTGCCTTCTCGCGCCCAGGTGGCCGAAGCATTAGAAACAAAACTGATTCATCTCAAGGTTCAAAACAACATCCCGGATTCCATCACTTTTGCCGGTAATGGAGAACCTACCATTCATCCGGAATTCCCGGGAATAATCTATGATACTTTGAAACTTCGTGACAAATTCTTCCCTGACGCCGAGGTTACAGTATTGTCGAACTCGAGCATGATCCATAAAACCGAAATTTTTAACGCGTTAAGCAAAGTTGACAATAACATCCTTAAACTTGATGCCGGGCTTGAATCTACCTTCCAACTGATCAACCGGCCCCGATCGAAGGAACTTACACTGGACCGGATTGTGCAAAACCTTCGAAAATTCGGACATAAAGCCATCATTCAAACACTTTTTCTTACCGGCGAAGTTGACGGACAAACCGTTGACAATACCACCACTGCCGAAGTACATGCATGGCTTGGCCATATCCGATTTATCAAACCCCGGTATGTCATGCTATACCCGATCGACCGGCAGACCCCTGCACCAGGGCTTAGGGTGGTACCTAAAGAAGAGCTGATGAAAATTGCCGATAAGCTGAGCCAAATCAGGGTGAAGAGTAGTGTTTACTAA
- a CDS encoding T9SS type A sorting domain-containing protein, which produces MNRISICFTILLLFISGSLFDVKSQSIKVDPDLNEKLNSGIIIARPVIQIPVAVYESSGIAVAGPNRIWSHNDAGNTNELFCFDTTGNLVRALLILNATNIDWEDLARDDQGRIYINDAGNNENNRTDLKIHRIPDPATIVGSVVEAETINFIFEDQYNFPPPEPNRNFDIEAMLWKSDSLYLFTKNRSIPQNGMCKMYRLPANPGNYTAMLMGSVFLGFTDSEARVTSADLNLETGEVILLTSTKIVSFVNYPYNHFFEGDKTEHFFSEPIVQIEGVDFVDNERLFLIEEGSKRGGGYLYEVLWQPASSVTEIPPGGIHLFPNPFTNNLNIAKTFDGEIRFDLWDVSGNIIMQNIPAERELTLHQLSPGIYFVRLIFNNESQMRRIVKL; this is translated from the coding sequence ATGAATAGAATTTCCATTTGTTTCACCATACTGCTTCTTTTTATTTCGGGTTCCCTTTTTGATGTCAAATCACAATCGATAAAAGTCGACCCCGATTTAAATGAAAAACTTAATTCCGGAATCATCATCGCACGCCCGGTGATTCAGATACCTGTTGCAGTGTATGAAAGTTCCGGTATTGCTGTTGCCGGTCCCAATCGCATCTGGTCACACAATGATGCCGGAAATACCAATGAACTGTTTTGTTTTGATACTACCGGGAACCTGGTACGTGCACTGCTGATCCTGAATGCCACAAACATTGATTGGGAAGATCTGGCAAGGGACGACCAGGGGCGGATTTATATCAACGATGCAGGAAATAATGAAAACAACCGGACAGACCTGAAAATTCACAGAATTCCTGACCCTGCAACCATTGTCGGAAGCGTGGTGGAAGCAGAAACAATCAATTTTATTTTTGAGGACCAGTATAATTTTCCACCCCCCGAACCCAACCGCAATTTCGACATCGAGGCGATGCTTTGGAAAAGTGATTCGCTTTATTTATTTACTAAAAACCGCAGCATCCCGCAGAACGGAATGTGCAAAATGTACCGCTTACCGGCAAATCCGGGGAATTATACTGCCATGCTGATGGGTTCGGTTTTTCTGGGATTTACCGATAGTGAAGCGAGGGTAACATCAGCCGACCTCAACCTCGAAACAGGAGAGGTTATTTTGCTTACGAGTACCAAAATCGTATCATTTGTCAATTACCCGTATAATCATTTTTTCGAAGGCGATAAAACCGAACATTTTTTTTCTGAACCCATTGTTCAGATTGAAGGGGTAGATTTTGTTGACAATGAAAGACTTTTTCTGATCGAAGAAGGGAGTAAGCGTGGTGGCGGCTATTTGTATGAAGTACTTTGGCAACCAGCCAGCAGCGTTACTGAGATTCCGCCTGGAGGAATTCATTTGTTTCCAAATCCGTTCACCAACAATTTGAACATTGCAAAAACCTTTGATGGAGAAATTCGATTTGATCTTTGGGATGTGAGCGGAAACATAATTATGCAAAACATTCCGGCTGAGCGTGAACTTACTTTACACCAACTCAGCCCCGGAATCTACTTTGTCAGGCTGATATTCAACAACGAGAGCCAGATGAGGAGAATCGTGAAACTGTAA
- a CDS encoding CYTH domain-containing protein, producing MAQEIERKFLVKGNFKPFATKSTRIIQGFISSTPERIVRVRVMGDKGYITIKGIGNKEGTTRYEWEKEIPVNEGHELLKICEPGVIEKTRYLVKYGEHTFEVDEFHGRNEGLIIAEIELNSEDEQFSKPDWLGDEVTGDVRYYNVRLIKSPFSTW from the coding sequence ATGGCACAGGAAATCGAACGTAAATTTTTAGTTAAAGGGAACTTTAAACCTTTTGCAACTAAAAGTACAAGGATTATACAGGGATTTATTTCGTCGACGCCGGAGCGGATTGTCAGGGTCAGGGTTATGGGCGACAAGGGATACATCACCATTAAAGGTATCGGTAATAAGGAAGGAACAACCAGATACGAATGGGAGAAAGAAATTCCGGTGAATGAAGGGCATGAACTGCTAAAAATATGTGAACCCGGAGTCATCGAAAAAACCAGGTATTTGGTGAAATACGGAGAACACACCTTCGAAGTAGATGAGTTTCACGGACGTAATGAAGGACTGATCATTGCTGAAATTGAACTGAATTCGGAGGACGAACAATTTTCAAAGCCGGATTGGCTTGGAGATGAGGTAACAGGCGATGTTCGCTATTACAATGTCAGGCTGATAAAAAGCCCCTTTTCAACCTGGTAA
- a CDS encoding polyprenyl synthetase family protein, producing the protein MPDLKDIKQPISEHLASFEDKFRDSMKTRVALLNYITQYIIRRKGKQMRPMFVFFSAGITGQITESTYRAASLIELLHTATLIHDDVVDDSNLRRGFFSINALWKNKIAVLVGDYLLSRGLLLALDSNEFDLLKIVSNATREMSEGELLQIEKARRLDIKEEIYFEIIRKKTASLIASCCAAGAHSAGADPDTVKKMHQIGEYVGIAFQIKDDLFDYQDNKRVGKPNGIDIKEQKMTLPLIYMLNNSSFWEKRKVVNVVKRHNNNSEKVDAVIDQVNQSGGIEYATQKMIEYRQKAFDLLADFPGSPMRRSFEQLVIYTTDRTR; encoded by the coding sequence ATGCCTGATCTCAAAGACATAAAGCAGCCCATCAGCGAGCATCTTGCCTCATTCGAGGATAAATTCCGTGATTCCATGAAAACCCGGGTTGCCTTGCTCAATTACATCACACAATACATCATCAGGCGAAAAGGCAAACAGATGCGGCCGATGTTTGTCTTCTTTTCAGCCGGAATTACCGGGCAAATCACCGAATCAACCTATCGTGCAGCATCGCTGATCGAGTTGCTTCACACCGCAACCCTCATTCATGACGATGTGGTGGATGATTCAAACCTTAGAAGGGGATTTTTCTCCATTAATGCACTCTGGAAAAACAAAATTGCCGTGCTGGTTGGCGATTATCTTCTTTCGCGCGGATTGTTGCTTGCGCTTGACAGCAATGAGTTTGACCTGCTGAAGATCGTTTCAAATGCTACACGCGAAATGAGTGAAGGTGAGCTACTTCAGATCGAAAAAGCCCGCAGGCTCGACATTAAGGAAGAGATTTATTTTGAGATCATCCGAAAAAAAACAGCCTCCCTCATTGCTTCCTGTTGCGCTGCCGGTGCTCATTCGGCAGGCGCAGACCCAGATACAGTGAAGAAAATGCACCAGATTGGTGAATATGTCGGTATTGCTTTCCAGATCAAAGACGACCTGTTCGATTACCAGGACAATAAGCGCGTAGGAAAACCCAATGGTATTGATATCAAAGAACAAAAAATGACCCTGCCCCTTATTTATATGTTGAACAACTCTTCATTTTGGGAAAAAAGAAAAGTGGTTAATGTGGTGAAACGCCACAATAACAACAGCGAAAAAGTGGATGCAGTGATTGATCAGGTGAATCAAAGCGGTGGGATTGAGTATGCCACCCAAAAGATGATAGAGTACCGGCAAAAGGCTTTTGATTTGTTGGCTGACTTTCCCGGATCTCCTATGCGTCGTTCGTTTGAGCAATTGGTTATTTACACTACAGACCGTACCAGGTAG
- the tsaB gene encoding tRNA (adenosine(37)-N6)-threonylcarbamoyltransferase complex dimerization subunit type 1 TsaB, producing MPVILHIDTATQFCSVALSDDKTLISCKESNKKNAHSQVITMWINELLNENNLKPGMIDAVAVSKGPGSYTGLRIGVSVAKGLCFALDKPLISIGTLHSMAVGMTEGCRTEKRLADNFLFCPMIDAKRMEVYSAIFDKNNQQIREIRAEVISMDSFSEELKNHVIVFGGDGAEKCKAILTHHNAILLDAFQPSAKFMVSLAMEKFEKNDFENVAYFEPFYLKDFVAGLPRVKGLR from the coding sequence ATGCCTGTTATTCTTCATATTGACACTGCTACACAGTTTTGTTCGGTTGCCCTGAGTGATGATAAAACCCTCATTTCCTGCAAAGAAAGCAACAAGAAAAATGCACATTCACAAGTTATTACGATGTGGATTAATGAATTGTTGAATGAAAATAACCTAAAACCTGGTATGATTGACGCTGTTGCAGTGAGCAAAGGCCCCGGTTCCTACACGGGTTTACGCATTGGTGTGTCCGTCGCAAAAGGACTTTGTTTTGCTCTCGATAAACCACTGATCTCCATTGGAACACTGCATTCAATGGCAGTGGGTATGACAGAGGGTTGCCGCACTGAAAAAAGATTGGCAGACAATTTTCTTTTTTGCCCGATGATTGATGCAAAGAGGATGGAAGTTTATTCAGCTATTTTCGATAAAAACAACCAACAGATTAGAGAAATAAGAGCGGAGGTGATCAGCATGGACTCTTTTTCGGAGGAATTGAAAAACCATGTGATTGTTTTCGGAGGGGATGGCGCTGAGAAATGTAAGGCGATTCTGACACACCACAACGCAATTTTACTTGACGCTTTTCAGCCTTCAGCAAAATTTATGGTATCGCTTGCCATGGAGAAATTTGAAAAGAACGATTTTGAAAATGTGGCTTATTTTGAGCCCTTTTACCTGAAAGATTTTGTTGCAGGATTACCCAGAGTTAAAGGGCTTCGTTAG
- a CDS encoding lamin tail domain-containing protein, producing MIQRTITALLFLMVSLPLMEGCSEDTEPATIPLLTNLQVTPRIPSAGESAIVSVSASDESGIMSVLLFYSFNQGTFQSFPTDHSGDKYTGIIPGQPVNTIVSYYIEAKNNSGNMAYLPDGAPTVPASYIVGAPDVVLNEIYSQGTSQAPDWIEIFNLSDTQANISDYSIYDDGGYSGSRPKKKFPSGTIIPAKGFIYIIVDDNSPDGSGFGLIAEGEKVWLENQQGSVIDAIEFPFLSENQSYGRYPDGTGNWRILDYVTKGTANIESPPVSEIIVKWDFDQDGDLTPEIGSGSVILVGGVVEVSQDSSLRITDFPGQFEYSGEAGLELMFSTVGFDFISFEFKQRASGTASRWAEILYTPDGGGLWRKAFNNNGGLSPHDLFYTFTFDLGQVTEANNNPDFGLRIVSIFSPVAFDDGLGENYGADEAYHRARTIDGNPYSPGGNWRFKEVIIKGIPLKK from the coding sequence ATGATCCAGCGGACAATCACTGCATTATTATTTTTAATGGTTTCTCTGCCATTGATGGAAGGCTGTTCTGAAGACACAGAACCGGCAACCATTCCTTTGCTCACCAATCTACAGGTCACACCACGAATACCATCCGCCGGCGAATCAGCAATTGTGTCCGTATCTGCCTCTGATGAATCAGGGATAATGTCTGTACTCTTATTTTATAGCTTTAACCAGGGGACTTTTCAGTCTTTTCCAACAGATCATTCCGGAGATAAGTACACAGGGATAATACCAGGCCAGCCTGTCAACACCATAGTAAGCTATTATATTGAGGCAAAAAACAATAGTGGAAATATGGCCTACTTACCGGATGGGGCTCCAACTGTACCGGCATCTTACATAGTCGGGGCTCCCGACGTGGTGCTAAACGAAATTTATTCCCAGGGGACCAGCCAGGCGCCAGATTGGATTGAAATTTTCAATCTCTCCGACACACAGGCCAACATCAGTGACTATAGCATTTATGACGATGGCGGATATTCAGGCAGCAGGCCAAAGAAAAAATTTCCTTCGGGAACGATCATTCCGGCAAAAGGATTCATTTACATCATTGTTGATGACAATTCCCCTGATGGGAGTGGATTTGGGTTAATTGCCGAGGGTGAAAAGGTTTGGCTTGAAAATCAGCAGGGGTCAGTAATTGATGCCATTGAATTCCCCTTTTTGTCAGAGAATCAGTCATATGGTCGTTATCCTGATGGAACAGGCAATTGGAGAATTTTAGATTATGTTACCAAAGGCACTGCAAATATCGAAAGCCCTCCTGTTTCAGAAATCATTGTGAAGTGGGATTTTGATCAAGATGGCGATTTGACCCCTGAAATTGGCTCTGGTTCAGTTATTTTAGTCGGAGGTGTAGTGGAAGTGTCACAGGATTCTTCACTCAGAATTACTGACTTCCCCGGGCAGTTTGAATACTCTGGAGAAGCAGGGTTGGAACTGATGTTCAGCACTGTTGGGTTTGATTTTATTTCTTTTGAATTCAAGCAGCGAGCATCGGGAACAGCTTCCCGATGGGCCGAAATTCTTTACACTCCCGATGGAGGGGGCCTCTGGCGGAAAGCTTTTAATAACAATGGAGGTTTATCTCCACATGATTTGTTTTATACTTTTACCTTCGATTTGGGTCAGGTAACTGAGGCCAACAACAATCCCGACTTTGGACTGCGGATCGTATCCATCTTTTCGCCGGTGGCCTTTGACGATGGACTGGGCGAAAATTACGGGGCGGATGAGGCCTATCACAGAGCAAGAACAATTGATGGAAATCCTTATTCTCCCGGAGGAAACTGGCGGTTCAAGGAAGTTATCATAAAGGGTATTCCCTTAAAAAAATAA